One genomic region from Oryzias melastigma strain HK-1 linkage group LG19, ASM292280v2, whole genome shotgun sequence encodes:
- the mrpl38 gene encoding 39S ribosomal protein L38, mitochondrial, whose product MALRGVASVSRRNSADSWFRNVRTFVTTAHLCKRVPPLGPMPNEEIDVSSLESLEKYRSYTRYLRAAEEARSKPAWWKTYRSHLEGADPEHGAERVDIGLPCRASHRRKEEKERRQVMRNNRSSVELERAARLRTLKVDLDRVQETWEQTAAPFHVRRLADHYGVFRDLFPNAYFLPQVTLRIRYGQDGAAQVHHGNRLTPTQAASPPEVSFAAEEGSLWTLLLTSPDEHLQDSEAEYVHWLLGNVPGAAVQEGEELCHYLPPFPARGTGFQRFVFVLFKQDGRVDFQEDARPSPCLSLQERTFKTLDFYRKHQDHMTPAGLAFFQSQWDESVTDTFHAVLRMREPVFEFVRPPVYHPPQVKYPHGQPLRYLDRYRDGQEHTYGIY is encoded by the exons CTCACCTGTGCAAGCGCGTCCCCCCCCTGGGTCCCATGCCAAACGAGGAGATCGACGTCTCCAGCCTGGAGTCCCTGGAGAAGTACCGCAGCTACACGCGGTACCTCCGAGCGGCCGAGGAGGCCAGGAGCAAACCGGCCTGGTGGAAGACCTACAGGAGCCACCTGGAGGGCGCCGACCCCGAACACG GTGCGGAGCGCGTGGACATCGGACTGCCGTGCCGCGCCTCCcacaggaggaaggaggagaaggagaggagACAGGTGATGAGGAACAACAGGAGCAGCGTGGAGCTGGAGAGGGCGGCGCGCCTGAGGACGC TGAAAGTCGATCTGGATCGGGTCCAGGAGACCTGGGAGCAGACCGCCGCCCCGTTCCACGTCCGGAGGCTCGCCGACCACTACGGCGTCTTCAGGGATCTCTTCCCCAACGCCTACTTCCTGCCGCAGGTCACGCTTCGCATCCGCTACGGCCAGGACGGCGCCGCTCAGGTTCATCACGGGAACCGTCTGACACCGACCCAG GCGGCGTCCCCCCCCGAGGTCAGCTTCGCTGCAGAGGAGGGCTCCCTCTGGACTCTGCTCCTCACGTCTCCAG ACGAGCATCTCCAGGACAGCGAGGCGGAGTACGTCCACTGGCTGCT GGGGAACGTCCCCGGCGCCGCGGTGCAGGAGGGGGAGGAGTTGTGTCACTATCTGCCCCCGTTTCCGGCCCGAGGAACCGGCTTCCAGCGCTTCGTCTTCGTCCTCTTCAAGCAGGACGGACGCGTGGACTTCCAGGAGGACGCCAGGCCGTCGCCGTG TCTCTCCCTGCAGGAGCGCACCTTCAAGACGCTGGACTTCTACCGGAAGCACCAGGACCACATGACGCCCGCCGGCCTGGCGTTCTTCCAGAGCCAGTGGGACGAGTCGGTGACGGACACCTTCCACGCCGTCCTCC GTATGAGGGAGCCGGTGTTCGAGTTCGTCAGACCGCCGGTTTACCACCCGCCACAGGTCAAGTACCCCCACGGACAGCCACTGCGATACCTGGACCGATACCGGGACGGGCAGGAGCACACCTACGGGATCTACTGA